Proteins encoded within one genomic window of Ignavibacteriota bacterium:
- a CDS encoding T9SS type A sorting domain-containing protein gives MRLPSGVKPDEVSLRIYNILGQLVRTFDTAGLDMAAPTRVTWDARNDHGAAQSSGTYLLVLQSPKGNMVKRLLLVK, from the coding sequence GTGCGGCTGCCTTCGGGTGTGAAACCTGACGAAGTGAGTCTGCGCATCTATAACATTCTTGGCCAGCTCGTCCGTACCTTCGATACTGCCGGGTTGGATATGGCTGCACCGACGCGCGTGACGTGGGATGCCCGCAATGATCACGGGGCGGCGCAGTCCTCCGGTACCTACCTGCTGGTGTTGCAGTCGCCGAAAGGCAACATGGTCAAAAGGCTGTTGCTCGTCAAGTGA
- a CDS encoding efflux RND transporter periplasmic adaptor subunit, producing MRTRSKIMLFGGLLLAVLVVLMFRNRAAMNAPTSTSAVITTHSVAVARAVRQSIDESFSVVGTTYAFNDVTILSETSGRVVKVLAEVGDHKQAGAVLVEVDSELKVAAFKAAEVAYEKAKKDLARYEALYKEGSIPDAQIEQARWTFQTAEAGFIVARRQLSDTRITTPIAGVVTARFVNLGTMVMGAPQATQIANVVDLSRLKVKVNVAEKDVFKLHTGDAVDVLTDVFPGMVFAGSVFTVSSKGDDAHTYGVEVLVKDPAQKLKAGMFARVTFRPKSTGSSVQIPRRAIVGSIQDPKVYIVKNGTALLRPVVVTREAGMMVALSEGVMEGDSVVVDGQNNLNDNVAVVVRQQ from the coding sequence ATGCGAACCAGATCGAAGATCATGCTTTTCGGCGGACTCCTCCTGGCCGTGCTTGTGGTCCTGATGTTCAGGAACCGGGCAGCCATGAATGCCCCCACATCCACCAGCGCGGTCATCACCACGCACTCCGTTGCGGTGGCCCGGGCGGTCCGCCAGTCCATCGATGAGAGCTTCTCGGTGGTCGGGACAACCTATGCCTTCAACGACGTCACCATTCTCTCCGAAACATCGGGTCGCGTGGTGAAGGTGCTCGCCGAGGTGGGCGACCACAAGCAGGCAGGTGCGGTGCTGGTTGAAGTGGACAGCGAACTGAAGGTCGCCGCGTTCAAGGCGGCGGAAGTGGCGTACGAAAAGGCAAAGAAGGACCTTGCCCGCTATGAGGCCCTGTACAAGGAAGGGTCCATCCCCGATGCGCAGATCGAACAGGCACGGTGGACGTTCCAGACGGCGGAGGCCGGGTTCATCGTGGCCCGCAGGCAGCTCTCCGACACACGCATCACCACTCCGATCGCCGGCGTCGTCACCGCTCGCTTTGTGAACCTCGGCACGATGGTGATGGGCGCCCCCCAGGCGACACAGATCGCGAATGTCGTCGACCTCTCCCGGCTCAAGGTGAAGGTCAATGTCGCCGAGAAGGATGTCTTCAAACTGCATACAGGCGACGCGGTGGACGTCCTGACCGATGTGTTTCCCGGGATGGTCTTTGCCGGGTCGGTATTCACGGTCTCCTCGAAGGGCGACGATGCGCATACGTACGGGGTGGAGGTTCTCGTGAAAGATCCCGCCCAGAAGCTGAAGGCGGGGATGTTCGCGCGTGTGACCTTCCGTCCGAAGTCCACCGGTTCGTCCGTGCAGATCCCGCGCCGTGCGATTGTGGGGAGCATCCAGGATCCGAAAGTGTATATCGTCAAGAACGGCACCGCACTCCTGCGCCCGGTGGTCGTGACCCGCGAGGCGGGCATGATGGTCGCTCTCTCGGAGGGTGTGATGGAAGGCGATTCGGTGGTCGTGGATGGCCAGAACAATCTGAATGACAACGTCGCCGTTGTCGTCCGTCAGCAGTAA
- a CDS encoding T9SS type A sorting domain-containing protein — protein MQLRRQWNSHVSSLLLMVVLCLGITTASGQFVQRGDKLLVHGSTSDPRQGLDVDVSGDGRTAVIAGPGDNNGEGGIWVFVRQNDAWVQQGGKLLGAGAEENAYQGASVAISHDGNTIIVGGTNDSYGTGAAWVFVRSGGTWVQQGSKLVGSGATYRSNQGGDVALSHDGNTALVGGYGDSNRVGAVWVFVRSGGVWIQQGSKLVGSGSAERPAQGGSIDLSADGNTAVVGGSADSTEIGAFWTFTRNGDTWSQMGEKVVAPGGVGIQYQGCDVSISADGNTALIGANGDSGLTGCARVYMREGNAWVQQGEKLVPWDVGYHSGVGSSVALSDDGNTAVVGAMRDDSQRGALWVFKRDAGAWSQYGIKLVGTGGSWDARQGRVAISGDATTVFSGGVWDNSGIGATWVFVDRSIDVTVSDPRSADPAGAGGLVRLFAEDGELVASGATNDSGRVSFYAVAPGTGYTCSVDWPSPDTGAVFDTTYWGSLDGVTLVSGRTTSVLFERNAPRLDSIDVLDAGSGVSVRGSVVHAGFPLRLRLTVTNPHAERPAHVQGRIMLRTDSTGGYPLVLATEERDLMPESTGVLSVILTPTAEGAYTGAAGVMTGVPGGLRVSDALEFRSTPLFTTVLPPLPGVPLLAYPEPDVPDQAVDLQLRWHPAQTAARYHVQLATDSTFAAGLLLNDSTITDTVRQTGALPFFTLLYWRVRAVNLTGASAYGPVWAFRTRVDTPATPVLKTPLRDAVGLLSSVEFRWYATPGAEQYHIQLSPDSAAWSGPLVDDSLVTDTSLAVHGLRYVQAYRWRVRARNASGAGSWSEVRGFRTRETDPAIPTLIAPADGASTGDSTVHLAWSRPEGSQGFIVHLAPESLFTPGPALREIVSSDSTVSVRGLSFASRYWWRVTARFDSSVYGPTSPAWTFITGLPVPGAVQLLQPARDLVIARDTLTFVWRKAGPNVLRYWLEYAIDSTFVVKAVDSLVSDTSRTVAIPGNGLRYYWRVRAGNPTGWGVFSEARTFTRALVAAGRDGHDIPERWVLEQNYPNPFNPSTTIRYGLPVRSHSRLVVFNTIGEEVAVLQDGNEDAGYHEVRFDASGLPSGVYLCRIRAGAFVATTKLLLVR, from the coding sequence ATGCAATTGCGTCGTCAATGGAATTCCCACGTATCATCGCTCCTCCTGATGGTGGTCCTGTGCCTTGGGATCACGACAGCATCCGGTCAATTCGTGCAGCGTGGTGACAAGCTGCTGGTGCATGGAAGTACCAGCGACCCGCGTCAGGGTCTCGATGTCGACGTCTCGGGTGATGGAAGAACGGCCGTGATCGCGGGGCCGGGTGACAACAACGGCGAGGGCGGCATCTGGGTCTTCGTCCGGCAGAATGATGCCTGGGTCCAGCAAGGTGGGAAGCTTCTCGGAGCAGGGGCTGAGGAAAACGCCTATCAAGGCGCATCGGTCGCGATATCCCATGATGGAAATACGATCATCGTGGGAGGGACGAACGACTCCTACGGGACAGGTGCCGCTTGGGTCTTTGTCCGATCGGGCGGGACATGGGTGCAGCAGGGGAGCAAGCTCGTCGGGTCGGGTGCGACCTATCGGTCGAATCAGGGAGGGGATGTTGCCCTTTCTCACGATGGGAATACTGCCCTGGTTGGAGGCTATGGCGACTCGAACCGTGTCGGTGCCGTGTGGGTGTTCGTCCGGAGCGGCGGGGTCTGGATCCAGCAGGGATCCAAGCTCGTGGGGTCCGGATCCGCTGAGAGGCCTGCGCAGGGAGGCAGCATCGATCTGTCCGCAGATGGGAACACCGCGGTGGTCGGTGGGAGCGCTGACAGCACCGAGATCGGGGCATTCTGGACATTCACGCGGAACGGAGATACATGGTCTCAGATGGGTGAGAAAGTGGTCGCCCCGGGAGGCGTGGGGATCCAGTACCAGGGTTGTGATGTGTCGATCTCGGCTGACGGAAATACCGCCCTTATAGGCGCTAACGGCGATAGCGGCCTGACGGGTTGTGCACGCGTCTACATGCGGGAAGGGAATGCATGGGTGCAGCAAGGCGAGAAGCTCGTGCCCTGGGATGTCGGCTATCACTCGGGGGTCGGGTCTTCCGTGGCGCTCTCAGATGATGGCAATACTGCGGTTGTCGGGGCAATGCGTGACGATAGTCAACGAGGTGCGCTCTGGGTATTCAAGCGCGATGCTGGCGCGTGGAGCCAATACGGCATCAAGCTTGTCGGAACAGGAGGGTCCTGGGATGCCCGCCAGGGAAGGGTCGCGATCTCCGGTGACGCTACGACGGTGTTCTCAGGTGGAGTATGGGACAACAGCGGCATCGGCGCGACATGGGTATTTGTTGACCGATCGATCGATGTGACAGTCTCCGACCCCCGGTCAGCCGACCCCGCAGGTGCCGGCGGCCTGGTGCGACTCTTCGCTGAAGATGGAGAACTTGTGGCATCGGGTGCGACGAATGATTCGGGAAGAGTGTCGTTCTATGCGGTGGCGCCGGGTACCGGGTACACGTGCAGCGTGGACTGGCCCTCTCCTGATACGGGTGCAGTATTCGACACGACGTACTGGGGATCGCTGGATGGCGTTACTCTCGTCAGCGGCAGGACCACTTCGGTGCTCTTCGAACGGAATGCCCCGCGCCTCGACTCGATCGATGTGCTGGATGCGGGCTCGGGGGTCAGTGTGCGTGGATCCGTTGTGCATGCGGGTTTCCCGCTGCGGCTCAGGCTCACGGTCACCAACCCACACGCGGAACGCCCGGCACATGTTCAGGGGCGGATCATGCTTCGCACCGATTCTACCGGCGGATACCCTTTGGTGCTTGCCACAGAAGAACGCGACCTGATGCCGGAATCAACAGGGGTCCTGTCGGTTATCCTCACCCCCACCGCGGAAGGGGCGTATACCGGAGCCGCAGGAGTGATGACTGGAGTGCCCGGCGGGCTGCGGGTTTCCGATGCGTTGGAGTTCAGATCGACGCCACTCTTCACCACGGTGCTCCCGCCCTTGCCGGGCGTGCCGCTCCTGGCATACCCGGAACCGGATGTGCCGGACCAGGCGGTGGACCTCCAGCTTCGCTGGCATCCCGCACAGACAGCTGCACGATATCACGTGCAGCTTGCGACAGATTCGACATTCGCTGCGGGCTTGCTTCTGAATGATTCGACGATCACGGACACTGTTCGTCAGACCGGCGCACTTCCCTTCTTCACGTTGCTGTACTGGCGAGTGCGGGCGGTGAATCTCACGGGTGCAAGTGCGTACGGCCCGGTGTGGGCATTTCGTACAAGGGTCGACACTCCCGCTACGCCGGTGCTCAAGACACCCCTGCGCGATGCGGTGGGGCTGCTCTCTTCCGTTGAGTTCCGATGGTACGCCACGCCGGGCGCAGAGCAGTACCATATACAGCTTTCGCCGGACAGCGCCGCTTGGTCCGGACCCCTTGTTGATGACTCCCTGGTTACGGATACGAGTCTGGCGGTTCACGGTCTGAGGTACGTACAGGCCTATCGCTGGCGTGTCCGCGCCAGGAACGCGTCGGGCGCAGGTTCGTGGTCGGAGGTCAGGGGCTTCCGGACCCGCGAGACGGATCCGGCGATCCCTACGCTGATCGCACCAGCAGATGGTGCGTCGACGGGGGACAGTACGGTACATCTGGCGTGGTCGCGACCGGAAGGGTCTCAAGGATTCATCGTTCACCTCGCTCCGGAATCACTTTTCACACCGGGTCCGGCGCTGCGCGAGATCGTGTCGTCTGATTCTACGGTGAGCGTTCGGGGCCTGTCGTTTGCGTCACGCTATTGGTGGCGTGTGACCGCCCGGTTTGACAGCAGTGTGTACGGCCCCACCTCTCCGGCATGGACCTTCATCACCGGGCTTCCGGTTCCCGGGGCAGTGCAGTTGTTGCAGCCGGCCCGGGATCTCGTCATTGCACGGGACACGCTGACATTCGTATGGCGAAAGGCCGGGCCTAACGTGTTGCGGTATTGGCTGGAATACGCGATCGACTCGACGTTCGTCGTGAAGGCTGTAGATTCACTCGTCAGTGATACTTCCAGGACGGTGGCCATTCCGGGCAATGGTCTGAGGTACTACTGGCGTGTGCGCGCGGGGAATCCCACCGGGTGGGGGGTGTTCAGTGAGGCCCGCACGTTCACGCGTGCTCTGGTGGCGGCCGGGAGGGACGGACACGACATCCCGGAGCGCTGGGTCCTTGAACAGAACTACCCCAATCCTTTCAATCCGTCGACGACCATCCGCTACGGGCTTCCAGTCCGATCGCATAGTCGGCTGGTGGTGTTCAACACGATCGGCGAGGAGGTCGCAGTGCTTCAGGATGGTAACGAGGACGCGGGATATCACGAGGTCAGGTTTGATGCCAGCGGGTTGCCGAGCGGCGTGTACCTCTGCCGGATACGTGCGGGGGCATTTGTTGCGACGACCAAGCTTCTGCTTGTGCGGTGA
- a CDS encoding efflux RND transporter permease subunit — translation MTITELSIKRPTLVVVVFSVLAVLGLFSYVQLNYELLPKMSIPVVTITTVYPGASPYEVENNVSKIIEDAVSGIDKIDNVRSSSFEGMSLVIIEFKQDAIIDFVVQDAARKVNAVLSRLPTDAKQPTVSKISFDEIPVLRMGITSNMDSREFYQFVKDRIQPRLSQVAGVAQVSLSGGDEREIKVNLNASKLRSYGLSVMQVLGAVRSANMDFPTGKFKDTDAEFVVRIAGKFKSINELQELVVGRSKQGGDIRLGDVAEVQDGLKDYSLINRVNGITAIGIQAVKQSDGNAVEVSKLLHKELEKIQKEYAAQGIVFTIAQDSSTFTLEAANAVKEDLALAVVMVAIVMLLFLHSVRNSVIVLVAIPASLITTFGFMYAMGFSLNLMTLLGMSLVIGILVDDSIVVLENIYHHLEKGEEPRSAALTGRNEIGFAALSITMVDVVVFLPLSLVSGVVGQIMRQYALVVVGATLTSLFVSFTITPLLASRFARQERLTERTLLGRFALAFEKFYHGFTAFYQLIIAWSLHHKGKVFIATTVLFFLAMLLVPFGFIGNEFMPVADRGEFSVSVEMPPGTSIEDNNQTTLRIEKILAGMPEVEKVFTGVGSQESGSLTFSSNNLTQLNVALVPKNRRKRSTTEVGEEIKRQLFEIPGVKAYVLPIGMFGSANQSALQIGIYGTDNASISRAAIQVSDVLKSVSGTTDVRLSSETSKPEMRVEIDRAKMSQLGLSIADVGSTLRVALTGDDESKYRDGTTEYDIRIQFDEFNRTRTDDIGSIAFMNARGQQVELKQFATVSQGAGPTKLERRDRIGVIYVSGETLGRATGTIMEDFKTKIASVKLPEGISLTYLGMEKMRAEGFTSLFLAMFVGILFIYLIMVALYDSYVYPFVVLFSLPLAMVGAMVALAVTGKALSIFTMLGIIMLMGLVAKNAILLVDRTNSTREDQGLSVYDALLEAARARMRPILMTTLTMIFGMLPIALSRSSGSEWKSGLAWALIGGLTSSLFLTLIVVPVVYLKVEELRKSIPAFFAKPSGLFSRFRKKTATDGELAS, via the coding sequence ATGACGATCACAGAACTTTCTATCAAACGGCCGACGCTCGTGGTGGTGGTGTTTAGCGTCCTCGCGGTGCTCGGCCTTTTCAGTTACGTGCAGCTGAACTACGAACTGCTGCCGAAGATGTCGATCCCCGTGGTGACCATCACCACGGTCTATCCCGGCGCCTCGCCGTACGAGGTCGAGAACAATGTCAGCAAGATCATTGAAGACGCCGTATCGGGCATCGACAAGATCGATAACGTCCGGTCGAGTTCGTTCGAGGGGATGTCCCTCGTCATCATCGAATTCAAGCAGGATGCGATCATCGACTTCGTCGTCCAGGACGCTGCGCGCAAGGTGAATGCGGTCCTCTCGAGGCTGCCGACCGATGCAAAGCAGCCGACGGTCTCGAAGATCTCGTTCGACGAGATCCCGGTCCTCCGCATGGGGATCACGAGCAACATGGATTCCCGGGAGTTCTATCAGTTCGTGAAGGACCGGATCCAACCGCGGCTTTCCCAGGTGGCGGGTGTCGCCCAGGTGTCGCTCTCGGGCGGGGACGAGCGCGAGATCAAGGTGAACCTGAATGCCTCCAAACTGCGGTCCTATGGGCTCTCCGTGATGCAGGTTCTCGGTGCGGTGCGCAGTGCCAACATGGATTTCCCGACCGGCAAGTTCAAAGACACGGATGCGGAATTCGTCGTCCGTATCGCCGGCAAATTCAAGTCCATCAATGAGCTCCAGGAACTGGTCGTCGGGCGCTCGAAACAGGGCGGCGATATCCGCCTCGGCGATGTGGCGGAAGTCCAGGATGGCCTGAAGGACTACTCCCTGATCAACCGGGTGAACGGCATCACGGCCATTGGCATCCAGGCCGTGAAACAGTCCGACGGCAACGCCGTTGAGGTCAGCAAACTCCTTCACAAGGAGCTGGAGAAGATCCAGAAGGAGTATGCCGCGCAGGGGATCGTCTTCACCATCGCCCAGGATAGCTCGACCTTTACGCTTGAAGCTGCGAATGCGGTGAAAGAGGACCTTGCCCTTGCCGTGGTGATGGTGGCCATCGTCATGCTGCTGTTTCTCCACAGTGTCCGGAACTCGGTCATCGTGCTCGTTGCCATCCCGGCATCGTTGATCACGACCTTCGGGTTCATGTATGCCATGGGTTTCTCGCTGAACCTCATGACCCTGCTGGGCATGTCACTGGTGATCGGTATCCTTGTGGACGACTCCATTGTGGTGCTGGAAAATATCTACCATCACCTGGAAAAGGGGGAGGAGCCCCGTTCGGCGGCGCTCACCGGACGGAATGAGATCGGCTTCGCGGCACTTTCCATCACCATGGTGGATGTGGTCGTGTTTCTGCCGCTGTCCCTGGTGAGCGGTGTGGTGGGCCAGATCATGCGGCAATATGCCCTGGTCGTTGTGGGTGCTACGCTGACCAGCTTGTTCGTGTCGTTCACGATCACCCCGTTGCTTGCATCGCGCTTCGCGAGGCAGGAGCGCCTCACGGAACGGACGCTGCTCGGACGGTTCGCGCTGGCGTTCGAGAAGTTCTATCACGGGTTCACGGCATTCTATCAGCTCATCATCGCATGGTCGCTCCATCACAAGGGAAAGGTCTTCATCGCGACCACGGTGCTGTTCTTCCTGGCGATGCTCCTCGTGCCGTTCGGCTTCATCGGGAACGAGTTCATGCCGGTCGCCGACCGTGGCGAGTTCAGCGTCTCTGTGGAAATGCCCCCGGGAACGAGCATCGAAGACAACAATCAGACCACGTTGCGCATCGAGAAGATCCTGGCGGGGATGCCCGAAGTGGAAAAAGTGTTCACGGGCGTCGGCTCCCAGGAGTCCGGTTCGCTCACGTTCTCGAGCAATAACCTGACCCAATTGAACGTTGCCCTCGTGCCGAAGAACCGGCGGAAGCGCTCCACCACCGAGGTCGGTGAGGAGATCAAGCGCCAGCTCTTTGAGATCCCCGGGGTGAAGGCGTACGTCCTGCCGATCGGTATGTTCGGCTCTGCCAACCAGTCGGCGCTCCAGATCGGGATCTATGGGACCGACAACGCGTCGATCAGCCGCGCGGCCATCCAGGTGTCCGATGTGCTCAAAAGCGTGTCGGGTACCACCGACGTGCGTTTGTCGTCGGAGACGTCCAAGCCGGAGATGCGGGTGGAGATCGACCGTGCGAAGATGTCCCAGTTGGGCCTGAGCATCGCGGATGTGGGATCGACCCTGCGTGTGGCGCTCACCGGCGACGACGAGTCCAAGTATCGCGACGGGACCACGGAGTATGACATCCGGATCCAGTTCGACGAATTCAACAGGACGCGGACCGACGACATCGGCAGCATCGCGTTCATGAATGCGCGCGGGCAGCAGGTGGAGCTGAAGCAGTTCGCGACCGTGTCCCAGGGGGCGGGCCCGACGAAGCTCGAGCGTCGCGACCGTATCGGGGTCATCTATGTGAGCGGTGAAACGCTTGGCCGTGCCACGGGTACGATCATGGAGGACTTCAAAACGAAGATCGCCTCGGTGAAGTTGCCCGAAGGGATCTCCCTGACGTACCTGGGCATGGAAAAGATGCGTGCGGAAGGATTCACGAGCCTGTTCCTTGCCATGTTCGTGGGTATTCTGTTCATCTATCTGATCATGGTGGCGCTCTACGACTCGTATGTGTATCCGTTCGTCGTGCTCTTCTCGTTGCCGCTGGCCATGGTGGGTGCCATGGTGGCATTGGCGGTGACGGGCAAAGCGCTTAGTATCTTCACCATGCTCGGTATCATCATGCTCATGGGCCTTGTAGCCAAGAATGCCATCCTGCTCGTCGACCGTACGAATTCGACACGAGAGGATCAGGGGCTGTCGGTGTACGATGCGCTCCTGGAAGCAGCCCGCGCCCGCATGCGGCCGATCCTCATGACGACACTGACCATGATCTTCGGTATGCTGCCGATCGCACTGTCCAGGTCATCCGGGTCGGAGTGGAAGTCCGGCCTTGCATGGGCACTGATCGGTGGGTTGACGAGTTCGTTGTTCCTGACGCTGATCGTTGTGCCGGTGGTGTATCTGAAGGTGGAAGAGTTGAGAAAGAGCATCCCCGCGTTCTTTGCGAAGCCTTCCGGACTGTTCTCGCGCTTCCGCAAGAAGACGGCCACCGACGGCGAACTCGCCTCGTAA
- a CDS encoding TolC family protein, translating to MKRRFLLLVLGLVLATAALAQQKLTLTIDQAIQTGLQNSKMLHTARFKQDAADARASEMQAAALPALKFNAAYTRLSDVPSQGFVMPANTFGPGFPPAPVNVVLSPTILDNYTLRATVQQPIWTGGKISGAIEAAQEAAVASGFDVKKDRADLIFNITAAYWNLFRAREAKAFVDTNVAQVKAHLTDAENLQRQGMITTNDLMKVQVQLSDAQVRAIDADNMVRMALYGLNNTLGLPLQTEITLASTMQRHDRTYASIDTLVERAMNNRPELAAMQARVRASEAGVTAARGGWWPQLALVGNYNYLNPNQRYFPLKKEFKDSWDVSVSLSFDIWNWLQTANQSAQATAQLSQAREGLAMMGDGVMLEVTQNYLGIQKARERATVSEKGVAQAEENYRITKGKFVQGMAANSELLDAEVALLQSRLNLVQSKVDYELAVAGLTRAIGE from the coding sequence ATGAAACGCCGATTCCTTCTGCTGGTCCTGGGCCTTGTGCTGGCGACAGCGGCCCTTGCCCAGCAGAAACTGACTTTGACGATCGACCAGGCCATCCAGACCGGCCTGCAGAACAGCAAGATGCTGCACACCGCACGCTTCAAGCAGGATGCTGCCGATGCACGCGCGAGCGAAATGCAGGCAGCCGCATTGCCGGCGTTGAAATTCAACGCCGCCTATACACGGCTCAGTGATGTCCCGTCGCAGGGATTCGTGATGCCGGCGAATACCTTCGGCCCGGGGTTCCCTCCCGCGCCGGTGAACGTCGTGCTGTCGCCTACCATCCTGGACAACTACACGCTCCGTGCGACGGTGCAGCAGCCGATCTGGACAGGTGGGAAGATCTCCGGTGCCATCGAAGCGGCGCAGGAAGCGGCGGTCGCATCCGGATTCGACGTGAAGAAGGACCGCGCCGACCTGATCTTCAACATCACTGCCGCGTACTGGAACCTGTTCCGTGCACGCGAAGCAAAGGCCTTCGTCGATACGAACGTGGCACAGGTGAAGGCTCATCTGACGGATGCGGAGAATCTGCAGCGGCAGGGGATGATCACCACCAACGACCTGATGAAGGTCCAGGTGCAGCTCTCCGATGCCCAGGTCCGCGCCATCGACGCCGACAATATGGTGCGCATGGCGCTCTACGGGTTGAACAACACGCTCGGCCTGCCCCTGCAAACGGAGATCACGCTGGCCTCCACGATGCAGCGCCACGACCGGACCTACGCATCGATCGATACGCTGGTGGAACGCGCCATGAACAACCGGCCGGAACTGGCCGCCATGCAGGCCCGTGTCCGCGCCAGCGAAGCCGGCGTTACCGCTGCCCGGGGTGGGTGGTGGCCACAGCTCGCGCTGGTCGGCAACTACAACTATCTGAATCCCAACCAGCGCTACTTCCCGCTCAAGAAGGAGTTCAAGGATAGCTGGGATGTTTCCGTGTCTCTCTCCTTCGACATCTGGAACTGGCTGCAGACCGCGAACCAGTCGGCGCAGGCGACCGCCCAGCTCTCCCAGGCCCGTGAAGGGCTGGCGATGATGGGCGACGGGGTGATGCTGGAGGTGACGCAGAACTATCTGGGCATCCAGAAAGCCCGTGAGCGGGCCACCGTGTCCGAGAAGGGCGTGGCGCAGGCCGAGGAGAATTACCGCATCACGAAAGGGAAGTTCGTACAGGGGATGGCCGCGAATTCTGAACTGCTCGACGCCGAGGTGGCGCTCCTGCAGTCGCGCCTGAACCTCGTGCAATCCAAGGTTGACTACGAACTCGCTGTCGCCGGGCTGACCCGCGCGATCGGTGAATAA
- a CDS encoding AGE family epimerase/isomerase: MIAYAVDFAPATVSLPRLRHLKGTFAPPGTISPRARVRCVFLLIVAGVSAFPLRAQTVTSPYLNDPDLAIGYVDSCARFWMKAYDSVQGGFYMNIDRTGNLIRSWGTGKNPLNQSRDAYGFLRAYQMTGKREYLTYARRALDFLHRSGWDARYGGWYTEVNAAGVASNPTANKTAYNQHYAMLGITASVEVTDDSLDRAMLNRSLAHMEARFWDARPGSFGYYDNTHADGTQPSGKSFNATVDAVTTHMLSLYLMTGSYVHQQRLEALADNMVDRLAASAATQAAGFVEGYDADWNPDPGNTMTIMGHVLKTAWCLARMQPIWPDNGRLAVAKRLVELVLQQGYDQQNGGPYKDYDRVTGQMLMWGQADTAKAWWQMEQAVTAGLMLYAADPVYLQMADKTLNFYMTHFVDHVYGDVYENRTKYGGQIWDTNKGSSGKAAYHSIELGYYIYLYGHLLLQNDQATLHYAFRSCRS; encoded by the coding sequence GTGATCGCCTACGCAGTTGACTTCGCCCCGGCGACCGTGAGCCTGCCACGGTTGCGCCATCTGAAAGGGACCTTCGCTCCGCCAGGCACGATATCGCCCCGCGCACGGGTACGCTGTGTCTTTCTGCTGATCGTTGCCGGCGTCTCTGCCTTCCCGCTGAGAGCGCAAACCGTGACTTCTCCGTACCTCAACGATCCCGATCTTGCCATCGGGTACGTCGATAGCTGTGCCCGGTTCTGGATGAAGGCGTATGATTCCGTGCAGGGCGGCTTCTATATGAACATCGACCGGACGGGGAATCTGATCCGCTCCTGGGGGACCGGGAAGAACCCGCTGAATCAGTCGAGGGACGCGTACGGTTTTCTACGTGCCTATCAGATGACGGGAAAGCGGGAGTATCTGACCTATGCCCGGCGGGCTCTCGATTTTCTGCATCGGTCGGGTTGGGATGCACGGTATGGCGGGTGGTACACCGAAGTGAATGCTGCCGGCGTGGCCTCGAACCCCACGGCGAACAAGACCGCATACAATCAGCACTATGCGATGCTTGGCATCACCGCATCCGTGGAAGTGACAGATGACAGTCTGGACCGTGCGATGCTGAACCGGAGTCTCGCGCACATGGAGGCGCGTTTCTGGGATGCGCGTCCGGGTTCCTTTGGCTATTACGACAATACCCATGCGGATGGGACGCAGCCCTCGGGGAAGAGCTTCAACGCAACGGTTGATGCCGTGACAACGCATATGCTCTCGCTCTACCTCATGACAGGCTCCTACGTCCATCAACAACGTCTCGAGGCCCTGGCGGACAATATGGTCGATCGCTTAGCGGCATCGGCGGCGACGCAGGCCGCGGGGTTTGTGGAAGGGTATGACGCTGACTGGAACCCGGATCCGGGGAACACCATGACGATCATGGGGCATGTGCTCAAGACGGCATGGTGTTTGGCGCGGATGCAGCCGATCTGGCCGGATAATGGGCGCCTGGCAGTCGCGAAGCGACTGGTAGAGTTGGTGTTACAGCAGGGGTACGACCAGCAGAACGGGGGACCATACAAGGATTATGATCGGGTGACGGGGCAGATGCTGATGTGGGGGCAGGCGGACACCGCAAAGGCATGGTGGCAGATGGAGCAGGCGGTGACCGCTGGACTGATGCTGTACGCGGCCGATCCGGTGTATCTGCAAATGGCCGACAAGACCCTGAACTTCTACATGACCCATTTCGTGGACCACGTCTACGGCGATGTGTATGAGAACCGCACGAAGTATGGCGGGCAGATCTGGGACACGAACAAGGGGAGCAGCGGGAAAGCGGCGTATCATTCCATCGAATTGGGATATTACATCTACCTCTACGGGCATTTGCTGCTGCAGAACGATCAAGCGACGTTGCATTATGCCTTTCGATCCTGTCGCTCATGA